The proteins below come from a single Pleuronectes platessa chromosome 1, fPlePla1.1, whole genome shotgun sequence genomic window:
- the LOC128439794 gene encoding protamine-like protein, with product MRAKSSEIGANSPMRSRSPRRSKSPVISKSLKRRGKTLKTRAQSPRRSKSPMRSKSPKRRVKTSKTRPKSPRRSKSPMRSRTPRRSRSPRRSKSPRISSSPMRSISPKRSKSPMRAKTPMRIVKTLKTRAKSPRRSQSPMRSGSPKRSQSPMTSKSPKRRVKTPKTRAKSPRRSKSPLRSRSKSPRRSKTPMGSVKTPKMRSGSPRRSKSPKMKAKSPKRRAKPQGKKSGFTVSNLILEGVSPFTERHRMSLAALKKALQAGGYDVARNNARVLLTIRRLVANKALVQNKVTSGSFKVNKKTPKTRAKSPMRFKSHIVVDY from the exons atgagagccaaGTCTTCAGAGATTGGAGCAAattctccaatgagatccagatctccaaggagatccaaatctccagtGATATCCAAGTCTCTCAAGAGGAGAGGCAAGACTCTAAAGACTAGAGCacagtctccaaggagatccaaatctccaatgagatccaaatctccaaagaggagagtcaagaCTTCAAAGACTAGAccaaagtctccaaggagatccaaatctccaatgagatccaggactccaaggagatccagatctccaaggagatccaaatctccaaggaTATCCAgctctccaatgagatccataTCTCCAaagagatccaaatctccaatgagagcCAAAACTCCAATGAGGATAGTCAAGACTCTAAAGAcgagagcaaagtctccaaggagatcccaatctccaatgagatccggATCTCCAAAGAGATCCCAATCTCCAATGAcatccaaatctccaaagaggagagtcaagaCTCCAAAGactagagcaaagtctccaaggagatccaaatctccattgagatccag atccaaatctccaaggagatccaaaacTCCAATGGGGAGTGTCAAGACTCCAAAGATGAGATCcggatctccaaggagatccaaatctccaaagatgaAAGCCAAGTCTCCAAAGAGGAGAGCAAAGCCTCAGGGGAAGAAATCGGGCTTCACAGTGTCCAACCTGATACTGGAGGGTGTTTCTCCTTTCACAGAGCGCCACAGGATGTCCCTGGCAGCCTTGAAGAAGGCTCTGCAGGCTGGAGGATACGATGTTGCGAGGAACAATGCCAGGGTCCTCCTCACCATCAGACGCCTAGTGGCCAACAAAGCTTTGGTTCAGAACAAGGTCACCTCAGGCTCCTTCAAGGTGAACAAAAAGACTCCAAAGAcgagagcaaagtctccaatgagattCAAATCTCATATAGTGGTTGATTATTAA